In one Nocardia tengchongensis genomic region, the following are encoded:
- a CDS encoding PspC domain-containing protein: MTTQFPTPAPKRLTRSRDDNWIGGVCGGLAEYTGWSSGLVRFLFVLSCLLPGPQFLLYIALWIIIPKQ, translated from the coding sequence ATGACCACACAGTTTCCGACCCCGGCACCCAAACGACTGACCCGCTCGCGGGACGACAACTGGATCGGCGGGGTGTGCGGCGGGCTCGCCGAATACACCGGCTGGAGTTCCGGCCTCGTCCGCTTCCTGTTCGTGCTCTCCTGCCTGCTGCCCGGACCGCAGTTCCTGCTCTACATCGCGCTGTGGATCATCATCCCCAAGCAGTGA
- a CDS encoding DUF6802 family protein: protein MVTSGDLPGLNLPELDAHSELGALGAVELSHPTQDLDADGLADTVTTGTDHAMQVWTDLDHDGYADHVTVVDSGGDYSAWEFHHHSDGTTEWVRMDGGHLGGS, encoded by the coding sequence ATGGTCACATCCGGTGATCTGCCCGGACTGAATCTGCCTGAGCTGGACGCGCATTCGGAACTCGGTGCGCTGGGTGCGGTCGAGTTATCGCACCCCACGCAGGATCTCGACGCCGACGGGCTGGCCGACACCGTGACCACCGGCACCGATCACGCCATGCAGGTGTGGACGGATCTGGATCACGACGGCTACGCCGACCATGTGACCGTTGTGGACAGCGGTGGTGACTACTCGGCGTGGGAGTTCCACCACCACTCCGACGGCACCACCGAATGGGTGCGGATGGATGGCGGGCACCTCGGCGGCAGCTGA